The Mycobacterium seoulense genome has a window encoding:
- a CDS encoding sulfotransferase family protein — protein sequence MTDAVRLDDLARPRFSAEAQQILDMMATLAPDCPLDSDALHERATADTGLDDFGPSDYRERLDVYLAALRDIDGLHGAGVVNFYGQLLQLLKNRLLLTDLLRRHPEIDDVELQPPVVIAGLPRTGTTHLHNMLAAPATFRTMPYWESVEPFPLPAEAGVEPDPRRARMDVAVGVINTVMPYFPLMHEMTTEHVHEEIQLLANDFSTMLFETLADVPRWREYYQAHDQTPHYEYLARQLKAMQFLRGGRRWLLKSPQHLEQVPVLRRVFPGSIVVFTHRDPVPVVLSMIAMITYSARMHRSPVPVQEIAASWIDRLDDMLSALVRDRDTIGPEHSIDIRFDDFMATELGVAERVYALAGEPLTGEARTAIEDYLSGHQRGRLGNVSTSCEMFGLDEADLRGRFAPYVERFLA from the coding sequence GTGACCGACGCCGTTCGCCTTGATGACCTCGCCCGGCCCCGATTCAGCGCCGAGGCCCAGCAGATCCTGGACATGATGGCCACGCTGGCACCGGACTGCCCGCTGGACTCCGACGCGCTGCACGAGCGCGCCACCGCGGACACCGGGCTCGACGACTTCGGCCCGTCGGACTATCGGGAGCGGCTCGACGTCTACCTCGCCGCGCTGCGCGACATCGACGGCCTGCACGGGGCCGGGGTCGTGAACTTCTACGGCCAGTTGCTGCAGCTGCTCAAGAACCGGCTCCTGCTGACCGACCTGCTGCGGCGGCATCCCGAGATCGACGACGTCGAGCTGCAACCGCCGGTGGTGATCGCCGGCCTGCCCCGCACCGGCACCACCCATCTGCACAACATGCTGGCGGCTCCGGCCACCTTCCGCACCATGCCCTACTGGGAGAGCGTCGAACCGTTTCCCCTGCCGGCCGAGGCCGGCGTCGAACCGGACCCGCGGCGGGCGCGAATGGACGTCGCGGTCGGGGTGATTAACACCGTGATGCCCTATTTCCCGCTCATGCACGAGATGACCACCGAGCACGTCCACGAGGAGATCCAACTTCTCGCCAACGACTTCTCGACCATGCTGTTCGAGACGCTGGCCGACGTGCCGCGCTGGCGTGAGTACTACCAGGCGCACGACCAGACGCCGCACTACGAGTACCTCGCCCGCCAACTCAAGGCCATGCAGTTCTTGCGTGGCGGCCGGCGCTGGTTGCTCAAGTCGCCCCAGCATCTCGAGCAGGTGCCGGTGCTGAGGCGCGTATTTCCCGGCAGCATCGTCGTTTTCACGCACCGCGACCCGGTGCCGGTGGTGCTGTCGATGATCGCGATGATCACCTACTCCGCGCGCATGCACCGGTCGCCCGTGCCCGTGCAGGAGATCGCGGCGTCGTGGATCGACCGCTTGGACGACATGCTTTCCGCCCTCGTGCGCGACCGGGACACCATCGGCCCGGAGCACTCGATCGACATCCGATTCGACGACTTCATGGCCACCGAACTCGGTGTGGCCGAGCGGGTGTATGCCCTGGCCGGCGAGCCGCTCACCGGCGAGGCCCGAACGGCGATCGAGGACTACCTGTCCGGCCACCAGCGAGGGCGGCTGGGCAACGTCTCGACATCCTGCGAGATGTTCGGGCTGGACGAGGCCGATCTGCGCGGCCGCTTCGCACCGTATGTCGAGCGGTTCCTGGCCTAA
- a CDS encoding alpha/beta fold hydrolase codes for MVAMPTLDGVEHRYVDLGGGVTIHVADAGPADGPAVMLVHGFPQNWWEWHNLIGPLAADGYRVLCPDLRGAGWSSAPRSRYTKTELGDDLAAVLDRLNVQTVKLVAHDWGGPAAFIMMLRHPEKVTGFFGVNTVAPWVKRDLRAVRNIWRLWYQIPISLPVIGPRMIGDLNSRASRLLGSWVGGGFALPEEDLRLYTECMRQPGHAEAGSRWYRSFQSGEMMRWMRGEYDDARVEVPVRWLTGTEDPVITPDLTDGYAEHISDFKVELVDGVGHWIVDQRPDLVLDRLRAFLRGET; via the coding sequence ATGGTCGCTATGCCCACGCTGGACGGTGTCGAACACAGGTATGTGGACCTGGGCGGCGGTGTGACGATCCATGTGGCGGACGCGGGTCCGGCCGACGGGCCGGCGGTGATGCTGGTGCACGGCTTTCCCCAGAACTGGTGGGAATGGCACAACCTGATCGGGCCGCTGGCGGCCGACGGCTACCGCGTGCTGTGCCCGGACCTGCGCGGCGCGGGCTGGAGTTCGGCGCCCCGCTCGCGTTACACCAAGACCGAGCTGGGCGACGACTTGGCGGCCGTCCTGGATCGATTGAATGTCCAGACGGTCAAGCTCGTCGCGCACGACTGGGGCGGGCCGGCCGCGTTCATCATGATGCTGCGCCACCCGGAAAAGGTGACCGGCTTCTTCGGAGTGAACACCGTGGCGCCCTGGGTGAAGCGCGACCTGCGGGCGGTGCGCAACATCTGGCGGTTGTGGTACCAGATCCCGATCTCGTTGCCGGTCATCGGCCCACGAATGATCGGCGACCTCAACTCGCGGGCGAGCCGTCTGCTCGGCTCATGGGTCGGTGGTGGCTTCGCGCTGCCCGAGGAGGACCTCCGCCTCTACACCGAGTGCATGCGTCAGCCCGGCCACGCGGAGGCGGGTTCGCGGTGGTATCGCAGCTTCCAGTCCGGGGAGATGATGCGCTGGATGCGCGGCGAGTACGACGACGCGCGCGTCGAGGTGCCGGTCCGCTGGCTGACGGGCACCGAAGACCCGGTGATCACGCCCGACCTCACCGACGGATATGCCGAGCACATCAGCGATTTCAAAGTGGAGCTGGTCGACGGCGTCGGGCATTGGATCGTCGACCAGCGCCCGGATCTGGTGCTGGACCGGCTGCGGGCCTTCCTGCGCGGCGAAACATAG
- a CDS encoding zinc-binding dehydrogenase: MATTMRAERFYADTKRIALEDVPIPEPGPGEVLVKVAFCGICHSDLSLINGTFPAQQPVVTQGHEASGTIAKLGPEVTGWAEGDRVVVAAGRPCQRCPNCRRGDVVNCLRIQLMAFAYDGAWAEYTLAQAAGLTRVPDNVPLEQAAILADAVSTPFGAVVRTGKVAVGESVGVWGVGGLGTHIVQLARLVGAVPIVAVDVNPAVLERALAVGADYAFDSRDDGLRDKIAEATGGRLLDVAFDAVGLKATFEQGLDCLTPGGRLVGVGMSAEAPTVGPTSLFGLTRKQVLGHLGYQNVDIETLAKLVSAGRLDLSRSISEIVALEDLSHGIEMLERQQGNPIRILVKP; encoded by the coding sequence ATGGCGACGACGATGCGCGCCGAGCGCTTCTACGCAGACACCAAAAGAATTGCGCTCGAGGATGTTCCAATACCCGAGCCCGGCCCCGGTGAGGTCCTGGTCAAGGTCGCCTTCTGCGGCATCTGCCACTCCGACCTGAGCCTGATCAACGGGACCTTCCCGGCGCAGCAGCCCGTGGTGACCCAGGGCCACGAAGCATCGGGCACCATCGCCAAACTGGGGCCGGAGGTGACCGGCTGGGCCGAGGGCGACCGCGTCGTGGTTGCGGCCGGCCGGCCCTGCCAGCGCTGCCCGAACTGCCGGCGCGGCGACGTGGTGAACTGCCTGCGCATCCAGTTGATGGCCTTCGCCTACGACGGGGCGTGGGCCGAATACACCCTGGCCCAGGCGGCCGGGCTGACCCGCGTGCCCGACAACGTGCCGCTGGAACAGGCCGCGATCCTGGCCGACGCGGTGTCCACCCCGTTCGGCGCCGTCGTCCGGACGGGGAAGGTGGCGGTCGGCGAGTCGGTCGGCGTGTGGGGCGTCGGCGGCCTCGGCACCCACATCGTCCAGCTCGCGCGGTTGGTCGGCGCCGTACCGATCGTCGCGGTCGACGTCAACCCCGCCGTCTTGGAGCGCGCCCTGGCCGTCGGGGCCGACTACGCGTTCGACTCCCGCGACGACGGGCTCAGGGACAAGATCGCCGAGGCCACCGGCGGCCGCCTGCTGGACGTGGCGTTCGACGCCGTCGGCCTGAAGGCGACGTTCGAGCAGGGGCTCGATTGCCTCACCCCGGGAGGCCGGCTGGTCGGCGTCGGAATGAGCGCCGAGGCGCCGACCGTGGGGCCGACCTCCCTGTTCGGTTTGACCCGCAAGCAAGTGCTCGGCCACCTGGGCTATCAGAACGTCGACATCGAAACGCTGGCGAAGTTGGTTTCGGCTGGGCGCCTTGACCTTTCGCGGTCGATCAGTGAGATCGTCGCCCTGGAAGACCTGTCGCACGGCATCGAGATGCTCGAACGCCAGCAGGGCAACCCCATCCGCATCCTCGTCAAGCCATGA
- a CDS encoding TOBE domain-containing protein, with protein MRLSTRNQLKGTITEVDLGSVMAVVKVKLDGGDQVITSSVTKDAATDLGLQVGQPATVFIKSTEVTIGVD; from the coding sequence ATGCGGCTCTCGACCCGAAATCAGCTCAAAGGGACCATCACCGAGGTCGATCTCGGCAGCGTGATGGCGGTCGTGAAGGTCAAGCTCGACGGTGGCGACCAGGTCATCACCTCCTCCGTGACCAAGGACGCCGCCACCGATCTCGGACTCCAAGTCGGCCAGCCCGCAACCGTGTTCATCAAGTCCACGGAAGTCACCATCGGCGTCGACTAG
- a CDS encoding TetR/AcrR family transcriptional regulator — translation MPSAATATADEAVLGDPFRLRLLEGLATSIAERGYRASTVADVVRNARTSKRTFYDQFASKEECFLELLGADIEKLGECIVAAVDPEADWHQQIRQAVEAYVGYIESRPALTLSWIRELPSLGAAARPVQRRGLQLLSSLLIDLSASPGFQRAELPPLTAPLAVILLGGLRELTALAVEDGQPVRGIVEPAVDASIALLGPRH, via the coding sequence GTGCCATCAGCGGCGACAGCAACGGCAGACGAAGCGGTACTTGGCGACCCGTTTCGGCTCAGGTTGCTCGAGGGCCTCGCCACCTCGATCGCAGAGCGCGGCTACCGCGCCAGCACCGTCGCCGACGTCGTTCGTAACGCCCGCACGTCCAAGCGCACCTTCTACGACCAGTTCGCGAGCAAGGAAGAGTGCTTCCTGGAGCTGCTGGGGGCCGACATCGAAAAGCTGGGCGAGTGCATCGTGGCGGCGGTCGACCCGGAGGCCGACTGGCACCAGCAGATTCGTCAGGCCGTCGAGGCGTACGTCGGTTACATCGAGTCCCGGCCGGCCCTCACGCTGAGCTGGATCCGGGAACTTCCCTCGCTCGGAGCCGCCGCGCGCCCGGTGCAGCGCCGAGGCCTGCAGCTGCTGTCCAGCCTGCTGATCGACCTCAGCGCCAGCCCCGGCTTCCAGCGGGCCGAGCTGCCGCCGCTGACCGCCCCGCTGGCGGTCATCCTGCTGGGGGGCTTGCGCGAACTGACCGCGCTTGCCGTCGAAGACGGCCAACCGGTGCGCGGAATCGTCGAGCCGGCTGTCGACGCCTCCATAGCCCTGCTCGGCCCGCGGCACTAG
- a CDS encoding cytochrome P450 gives MSEVVTAPPATAAVRLPPAARLPKLLQGLGFAVSRRGMIQRLARRHGDVFTLNLPIYGPVVVVADPQLAKQIFTTSPDELGNIQPNLSRLFGSGSVFALDGEDHRRRRRLLAPPFHGKSMKKYEEIIEEEALRETAGWPEGEAFATLPSMMRITLNAILRAVFGAEGAELDELRRLIPPWVTLGSRMATMPKPQRSYGRFTPWGRLDEWRRQYDTVIDRLIEAERADPNFDQRSDVLALMLRSTYDDGSVMSRKDIGDELLTLLAAGHETTASTLAWAFERLTRHPDVLAALVEEADNGGQELRQATILEVQRARTVIDFAARRVYPPRYQLGEWVIPRGQSLLVSIAQIHENPDVFANPERFDPQRYVGTKPSAFAWIPFGGGTRRCVGAAFANMEMDVVLRTVLRHFTIETTTAPGERWHGRGVAYTPKDGGRVVVRRR, from the coding sequence ATGAGTGAAGTCGTCACCGCCCCACCGGCAACCGCGGCCGTCAGGTTGCCCCCCGCAGCCCGGCTGCCGAAGTTGTTGCAGGGGTTGGGTTTCGCGGTCTCGCGACGGGGCATGATTCAGCGGCTGGCCCGCCGGCACGGCGACGTCTTCACGCTGAACCTCCCGATCTACGGCCCGGTCGTGGTGGTCGCCGACCCGCAACTGGCCAAGCAGATCTTCACCACCAGCCCGGACGAGCTCGGCAACATCCAGCCGAACCTGAGCCGGCTGTTCGGTTCCGGGTCCGTGTTCGCACTCGACGGGGAGGACCATCGCCGCCGGCGGCGCCTGCTGGCGCCGCCGTTCCACGGCAAGAGCATGAAGAAGTACGAGGAGATCATCGAAGAAGAGGCACTGCGGGAAACAGCGGGCTGGCCGGAGGGTGAGGCCTTCGCGACGCTGCCGTCGATGATGCGCATCACGCTGAATGCCATCCTGCGCGCCGTATTCGGGGCCGAAGGCGCCGAACTCGACGAGCTGCGCCGGCTCATCCCGCCGTGGGTCACGCTGGGCTCACGGATGGCGACGATGCCCAAACCGCAACGCAGTTACGGGCGCTTTACCCCGTGGGGGCGCCTGGACGAATGGCGCCGCCAATACGACACCGTCATCGACAGGCTGATCGAAGCCGAGCGGGCCGATCCGAACTTCGACCAACGCAGCGACGTGCTCGCACTGATGCTGCGCAGCACCTACGACGACGGTTCGGTCATGTCGCGCAAGGACATCGGCGACGAATTGCTCACCCTGCTGGCCGCCGGGCACGAAACGACGGCCTCCACGCTGGCCTGGGCGTTCGAGCGGCTGACGCGGCACCCGGACGTGCTGGCGGCGCTGGTCGAGGAGGCGGACAACGGCGGCCAAGAGCTGCGCCAGGCGACCATCCTGGAGGTGCAGCGGGCCCGGACGGTCATCGACTTCGCCGCCCGGCGCGTCTATCCGCCGCGGTATCAGCTCGGGGAATGGGTCATTCCCCGTGGCCAATCCCTGCTGGTGAGCATCGCGCAAATTCACGAAAACCCCGACGTTTTCGCCAATCCGGAGCGATTTGATCCGCAACGGTATGTCGGGACCAAGCCGTCGGCCTTCGCGTGGATCCCGTTCGGTGGCGGCACCCGTCGCTGCGTGGGGGCCGCCTTCGCCAACATGGAGATGGACGTCGTGCTGCGAACGGTGTTGCGGCACTTCACCATCGAGACCACGACGGCGCCCGGCGAGCGGTGGCATGGCCGCGGGGTCGCCTACACGCCGAAGGACGGCGGACGGGTCGTGGTGCGCCGGCGCTGA
- the msrA gene encoding peptide-methionine (S)-S-oxide reductase MsrA, whose translation MATQKAILAGGCFWGMQELIRKQPGVVSTRVGYTGGDVPNATYRNHGTHAEAIEIVFDPAVTDYRTMLEFFFQIHDPTTKDRQGNDRGPSYRSAIFYLDEEQKRIALDTIADVEASGLWPGKVVTEVSPAGDFWEAEPEHQDYLQHYPNGYTCHYIRPGWKLPRRATAGQ comes from the coding sequence ATGGCAACCCAAAAAGCGATCCTGGCCGGCGGCTGTTTCTGGGGGATGCAAGAACTCATCCGCAAGCAGCCGGGCGTGGTTTCGACGCGGGTCGGTTACACCGGTGGCGACGTCCCGAACGCCACCTACCGCAATCACGGCACGCACGCCGAGGCGATCGAGATCGTCTTCGACCCGGCGGTCACCGACTATCGCACCATGCTGGAGTTCTTCTTCCAGATCCATGATCCGACAACGAAAGACCGCCAGGGCAACGACCGCGGACCCAGTTACCGGTCGGCCATCTTCTACCTCGACGAGGAGCAGAAGCGGATCGCGCTGGACACCATCGCCGACGTCGAAGCCTCCGGGCTGTGGCCCGGCAAGGTCGTGACCGAGGTCAGCCCCGCCGGGGATTTCTGGGAGGCCGAGCCCGAGCACCAGGATTACCTGCAGCACTACCCGAACGGGTACACCTGCCACTACATCCGGCCGGGCTGGAAACTGCCGCGCCGGGCCACCGCGGGCCAGTAG
- a CDS encoding nuclear transport factor 2 family protein, with translation MTTQEFTRSELSAAFQKFEETVARAAETRDWDAWVEQYTPDVEYVEHAAGTMRGRDEVREWIKRTMTTYPGSHMVAFPSLWSVIDEARGRIICELDNPMRDPGDGSVISATNISIVTYAGDGLWCRQEDIYNPLRFLRAGMKWCRKAQALGTLDEDAARWMQENGGGQP, from the coding sequence ATGACGACGCAGGAATTCACTCGCAGCGAACTGTCCGCCGCCTTTCAGAAGTTCGAGGAGACGGTGGCCCGGGCCGCCGAAACCCGCGACTGGGACGCCTGGGTCGAGCAGTACACACCCGACGTCGAGTACGTCGAGCACGCGGCGGGCACGATGCGGGGCCGCGACGAGGTCCGCGAATGGATCAAGCGCACGATGACGACCTACCCCGGCAGCCACATGGTGGCCTTCCCGTCGCTGTGGTCGGTCATCGACGAGGCACGCGGACGGATCATCTGCGAACTGGACAACCCCATGCGCGACCCTGGGGACGGCAGCGTCATCAGCGCCACGAACATCTCGATCGTCACCTACGCGGGGGACGGTCTGTGGTGCCGACAGGAAGACATCTATAACCCGCTGCGTTTCCTGCGCGCCGGCATGAAGTGGTGCCGCAAGGCCCAGGCGCTCGGCACGCTCGACGAAGACGCCGCGCGGTGGATGCAGGAGAACGGCGGCGGGCAACCGTGA
- a CDS encoding NAD-dependent epimerase/dehydratase family protein, which produces MGTKPKLVIGANGFLGSHVTRQLVADGFEVRAMVRPNANTRSIDDLELTRFHGDVFDDATLREAMDGVDDVYYCVVDTRAWLRDPAPLFRTNVEGLRNVLDVAVNQPDLRRFIFTSTYATVGRRHGHVATEDDVISPRGLTPYVQSRVQAEDLVMRYVADAGLPAIAMCVSTTYGSGDWGGTPHGAFIAGAVFGKLPFLMNGIQLEVVGVDDAARAMILAAERGRTGERYLVSERMIALNDVVRIAADEAGVPPPQRSISVPMLYALAAVGTLKARLTGKDSELSLASVRMMRAEADVDSSKAKRELGWQPRPVEESIREAARFWTELKGAKGRSTTPG; this is translated from the coding sequence TTGGGCACCAAACCCAAACTCGTCATCGGCGCCAACGGCTTTCTGGGTTCGCACGTCACCCGCCAGCTGGTGGCCGATGGTTTCGAAGTGCGCGCCATGGTGCGCCCGAACGCCAACACCCGCTCGATCGACGACCTCGAGCTGACCCGGTTCCACGGCGACGTCTTCGACGACGCCACCCTGCGCGAGGCGATGGACGGTGTCGACGACGTCTATTACTGCGTCGTCGACACCCGCGCCTGGTTACGCGACCCGGCGCCGCTGTTCCGCACCAACGTCGAAGGGCTGCGCAACGTTCTCGATGTCGCCGTCAACCAACCCGACCTGCGCAGGTTCATCTTCACCAGCACCTACGCGACGGTGGGCCGGCGGCATGGGCACGTGGCAACCGAAGACGACGTGATCAGCCCGCGGGGGCTGACCCCCTATGTCCAGTCCAGGGTCCAGGCCGAGGACCTGGTGATGCGGTACGTGGCCGACGCCGGGCTGCCCGCGATCGCGATGTGCGTCTCGACGACCTATGGCAGCGGTGACTGGGGCGGCACGCCGCACGGTGCCTTCATCGCCGGCGCGGTCTTCGGCAAGCTGCCCTTCCTGATGAACGGCATTCAGCTGGAAGTCGTCGGCGTCGACGACGCCGCGCGGGCCATGATCCTGGCCGCCGAGCGTGGGCGCACCGGTGAGCGGTACCTGGTGTCGGAGCGGATGATCGCGCTGAACGACGTCGTGCGCATCGCCGCCGACGAGGCCGGAGTTCCGCCGCCGCAACGCTCGATCTCGGTGCCGATGCTCTATGCCCTGGCCGCGGTGGGCACCTTGAAGGCCCGGCTCACCGGCAAGGACTCCGAACTCAGCCTGGCGTCGGTGCGCATGATGCGCGCCGAGGCCGACGTCGACAGCAGCAAGGCGAAGCGCGAATTGGGTTGGCAGCCGCGCCCGGTCGAGGAATCGATCCGCGAGGCCGCCCGATTCTGGACGGAGCTCAAAGGCGCCAAGGGTAGGAGCACGACGCCGGGCTGA
- a CDS encoding class I SAM-dependent methyltransferase: MLATLYAKALDADFPKPILGDRYAKEVVERIDYDWKKTTITARRAPSVTTRSAHFDRWTRKFLAAHPRSVVLHLGCGLDSRFFRLQPGPDVEWYDVDYPEVAALRAQLYPSRDHYRIVAASVTDPAWLAEVPADRPALMIGEGLTMYLTEQDGTALLRRVVERFGSGELQFDAFNWLGIKSQWLNTVVRRSGSTLHWVINGPEDIIGAVPTVRLLAWERWFESDTFPQLPRSARVMGKVMSLVPAVANMAQYHRYAFGRPDREGSGPGSC, translated from the coding sequence ATGCTGGCGACGTTGTACGCCAAGGCGTTGGACGCCGACTTCCCGAAACCGATTCTGGGCGACCGGTACGCCAAGGAGGTCGTCGAGCGCATCGACTACGACTGGAAGAAAACGACCATCACCGCGCGGCGGGCGCCGTCAGTGACGACTCGGTCGGCGCACTTCGACCGGTGGACGCGCAAATTCCTTGCTGCGCACCCGCGCTCGGTCGTGCTGCACCTGGGCTGCGGACTGGACAGCCGGTTTTTCCGTTTGCAGCCAGGCCCGGACGTGGAGTGGTACGACGTGGACTACCCCGAGGTCGCAGCGTTGCGCGCCCAGCTTTACCCGAGCCGCGATCACTATCGCATCGTGGCCGCTTCGGTCACCGACCCGGCATGGCTGGCGGAAGTCCCCGCCGACCGTCCCGCACTGATGATCGGGGAGGGGCTGACCATGTATCTCACCGAGCAGGACGGCACCGCGCTGCTGCGCCGGGTGGTCGAGCGGTTCGGTTCGGGTGAGCTCCAGTTTGACGCGTTCAATTGGCTCGGAATCAAGTCACAATGGCTCAACACCGTGGTGCGACGGTCAGGTTCCACGCTGCACTGGGTAATCAACGGGCCCGAAGACATCATCGGAGCCGTGCCAACGGTGCGGCTGCTGGCCTGGGAACGATGGTTTGAGTCGGACACCTTCCCACAGTTGCCCCGCTCAGCCCGAGTCATGGGCAAGGTCATGTCGTTGGTTCCGGCCGTGGCCAATATGGCGCAATATCACCGCTACGCGTTCGGGCGCCCTGATCGGGAAGGGTCGGGCCCCGGCTCGTGTTGA
- a CDS encoding DUF427 domain-containing protein, whose product MSHPEIKEPSAGHPISIEPTKGRVQVRVNGELVADTTAALELREATLPAVQYIPMSDVLQDRLTRTDTSTYCPFKGEASYYSVTSSAGDTVEDVIWTYEQPYPAVAAIAGHVAFYPNKADISVSTA is encoded by the coding sequence ATGAGCCACCCCGAAATCAAAGAACCCAGCGCTGGCCACCCGATCAGCATCGAGCCGACGAAGGGGCGGGTCCAGGTCCGCGTCAACGGCGAGCTGGTTGCCGACACGACGGCCGCTCTCGAATTGCGCGAGGCCACTTTGCCTGCGGTGCAATACATTCCGATGAGCGACGTGCTGCAGGACCGGCTGACCCGCACCGACACCAGCACGTATTGCCCCTTCAAGGGTGAAGCCAGCTATTACAGCGTGACCAGCTCGGCCGGGGACACCGTCGAGGACGTGATCTGGACCTACGAGCAGCCTTATCCGGCGGTCGCGGCGATCGCCGGGCATGTCGCGTTCTACCCGAACAAGGCCGACATCAGCGTTTCGACGGCCTAG
- a CDS encoding nuclear transport factor 2 family protein codes for MMTPFDDPQGELAWMFLQSTSDGGDLDEGFSLLSDDFTYWSLVTRASCDKETFRRVVERRKRELELTVDLVRCVNEGETVVVEAQATGTTTGGVEYDSPFVCIFDTRDGLIVSMRLYSDTRAHEAALPGWTF; via the coding sequence GTGATGACGCCGTTCGATGACCCGCAGGGCGAACTGGCCTGGATGTTCCTGCAGAGTACGAGCGACGGCGGCGACCTCGACGAGGGCTTCTCGCTGCTCAGCGACGACTTCACCTACTGGTCACTCGTCACGCGCGCCTCCTGCGACAAGGAGACCTTCCGCCGGGTGGTCGAGCGGCGCAAGCGGGAACTGGAGCTGACCGTCGATCTGGTGCGCTGCGTCAACGAGGGGGAAACGGTGGTGGTGGAGGCGCAGGCCACCGGCACCACCACCGGCGGCGTCGAGTACGACAGCCCGTTCGTCTGCATCTTCGACACCCGCGACGGGCTGATCGTCTCGATGCGCCTGTACAGCGACACCCGGGCCCACGAGGCCGCGCTGCCCGGGTGGACTTTCTAG
- a CDS encoding DNA-3-methyladenine glycosylase family protein, which translates to MEIARTVTFPGAVSFGHTLAPLRRGFGDPCFHASGDGAIWRTSLLPTGPVTARISRSTANAAHCVAWGGGAPEFVERLPALLGSEDDASDFVPRDPIVADAHRRVPHLRLGRSGLVLEALIPAIIEQRVPGADAFRSWRLLVSKYGSPAPGPAPARMRVPPPAEVWRYIPSWEFHRANVDPRRAQTLVACARRAASLERLAARPAAQAREALTSLPGVGEWTAAETAQRAFGDADALSVGDYHVPKMIGWTLVGRPVDDAGMLELLEPMRPHRHRVVRLLEASGLAYEPRRGARLPVQHISEL; encoded by the coding sequence GTGGAAATCGCGCGCACGGTCACGTTCCCCGGGGCGGTCAGCTTCGGGCACACGTTGGCGCCGCTTCGCCGCGGTTTCGGGGATCCCTGTTTTCACGCGTCCGGCGACGGTGCGATCTGGCGGACCAGCCTGTTGCCCACCGGGCCGGTCACCGCCCGGATCAGTCGCTCGACGGCCAACGCCGCCCACTGCGTGGCATGGGGCGGCGGGGCGCCCGAGTTCGTCGAACGGCTGCCCGCGCTGCTGGGCTCCGAGGACGACGCTTCGGATTTCGTTCCCCGGGATCCCATCGTCGCCGATGCGCACCGTCGCGTCCCGCACTTGCGGCTGGGCCGCAGCGGGCTGGTGCTGGAGGCTCTGATCCCGGCGATCATCGAGCAGCGGGTGCCCGGTGCCGACGCGTTCCGGTCGTGGCGCCTGCTGGTGTCCAAGTACGGCTCACCGGCCCCGGGACCGGCGCCGGCGCGGATGCGGGTGCCGCCGCCGGCCGAAGTGTGGCGATACATACCGTCATGGGAATTCCATCGCGCCAACGTCGACCCGAGGCGCGCGCAGACCCTGGTGGCGTGCGCGCGGCGGGCCGCCTCGCTGGAACGGCTGGCAGCCCGTCCGGCCGCGCAGGCCCGCGAGGCGCTGACGTCGCTGCCGGGGGTGGGGGAATGGACCGCCGCCGAAACCGCGCAACGGGCGTTCGGGGACGCCGACGCGCTGTCGGTGGGCGACTACCACGTCCCGAAGATGATCGGCTGGACGCTGGTGGGCCGCCCGGTCGACGACGCGGGCATGCTCGAGCTGCTGGAGCCGATGCGTCCGCACCGGCACCGGGTGGTCCGGCTGCTCGAGGCCAGCGGACTGGCCTACGAGCCGCGGCGGGGCGCCCGGCTACCCGTGCAGCACATCAGCGAGCTCTAA
- the dps gene encoding DNA starvation/stationary phase protection protein Dps: MTQFTIPGLTDKQGARLTELLQKQLSTYNDLHLTLKHVHWNVVGPNFIGVHEMIDPQVEAVRGFADDVAERIAALGGSPQGTPGAIVKDRTWDDYSVGRDTVQAHLAALDLVYTGVIEDIRKYIEETEELDPVTQDLLIDQAGNLEKFQWFVRAHLESAGGKLTHEGSATEQDAARSARDS; the protein is encoded by the coding sequence ATGACACAGTTCACCATCCCGGGGCTCACCGACAAACAGGGAGCGCGGCTGACCGAACTGCTGCAGAAGCAACTGAGCACCTACAACGATCTTCACCTGACGCTCAAGCACGTTCACTGGAATGTGGTGGGGCCCAACTTCATCGGTGTGCACGAGATGATCGACCCGCAGGTGGAGGCCGTCCGCGGTTTCGCCGACGACGTCGCCGAGCGCATCGCCGCCCTCGGCGGGTCACCCCAGGGCACCCCGGGAGCGATCGTCAAAGACCGCACCTGGGACGACTATTCGGTCGGCCGCGACACCGTCCAGGCCCACCTGGCTGCGCTGGACCTGGTCTACACCGGCGTCATCGAGGACATCCGCAAGTACATCGAGGAGACCGAGGAGCTCGACCCGGTCACCCAGGATCTGTTGATCGACCAGGCCGGGAACCTGGAGAAGTTCCAGTGGTTCGTCCGCGCTCACCTGGAGAGCGCCGGCGGCAAGCTGACCCACGAGGGGTCCGCCACCGAGCAGGACGCCGCCCGCAGCGCGCGCGACTCCTAG